A genome region from Plasmodium vivax chromosome 11, whole genome shotgun sequence includes the following:
- a CDS encoding hypothetical protein, conserved (encoded by transcript PVX_114545A), with product MNILKGKRIITTCLANFERRGGGGKSNFCALHTKQKRWKKRKGVADSRSGTNFLKNICNKNVINHLDAINLIENLKQVTECNVSEDIIRNYLQRVKLLNEEWSLNKIYFILKTLVKYNLRDVVLMNQLEKTVNGLVPLCQGNKAEKDPFENVYIVRISYILHAFCHFGYANCEVVETLVNILSTKLDYIIFYSNYVGPRLNDHALFCEEKSHYIVRGDTLSAASPTRGDKNSGDARGEVSTVGIYDTLDVERQRHREVFVRNINFNEIYLIVNTLKGSKHTSRVFLNKLKFLFYFNCIKLDRGTDSDYKYVTLLFHFFYEPDDLHLSNIMKFFLAKHADMNNVHDLVLTLVTVYYGGLEKGGHLSSISSGRNVPGEGALQNDVHLNSTHRKNLKWGQSDDIISVIEGIHFIPNGKKQKLKAILQHVDQHNSVRSANLVDLIYEKVLHLLSRKYEEEEFQGEEASNPKLLQTVQVTMKGKANEASLPRSDKSSELQSLTELVKIRIYTFGEVDSLFYLYLQNKVHLFNIDAVLNIMNSFIFVYQMQNEMSKNYHGVALSDRCANVARNNLGSLTSLIIQMVSSMSLDRLYVLCSLKDLSMLLYFFYQIGNIFVNPLFEELYLKKVQSYVDSIVITKLKVLLGGGSRDGHSPTGVSASGRREKTEECDVEGRQDSTLPRIYPNGTYSSEKREAVSNRFSGSYQLGGPMQNRLNIPNSGENEREGTDGDFPKVHCPNRECEEHGEPIDVHILLLNMYSKRGQKKNVIHMLLEILNRRHVGRKTMPCAIYVNLLNSFAKLRYRNLDLIGTCLHKISEHSGELHFFEYTNLLISLSKLNVFAVNLGMYDGAFSPQDGPPCRGAYQGETNRIFLNEHNGEGTERPGEAKIVQNLNKILEQINESISSFVAAPNYKMANVIPNMLSSYTVLGFDKIDFKNVNKLLECFHDYVFGYFGGGRPISDRIPPMSDRSRTVGDTHPSEDEHSYWHQDILTCMDNPLRKNHYWYFSEKNNILVTRRDTDGTLYLPIQCLYQVYIFNVYFGAYMQRLFSSYAGGKVGQGELPIGEEALIGHPSGANSPRNLPHSTNSFLKNNPGVKNHESSTLLSERSKHILNNVTFFVKYINNFYKKKRYERYNLCTQFVHRCEDKAASNEQLIDYVKKCRMEIKRDLTSVHSSSFHREVLSTLLSLGEKNVQCEVPFMDGIYTVDIVVNNSVCIEINGSNHYYYDSNLKRSGEKLDALNLVKYYLLSKKYKLILVSYLDWNNLKSAEEKRDYLAKRIHV from the exons atgaatatattaaaggGCAAAAGAATCATCACAACCTGTTTAGCCAATTTTGaaagaaggggagggggggggaaaagtaACTTCTGTGCTCTTCACACGAAGCAAAAGAGgtggaagaaaagaaagggtGTAGCTGATAGTAGAAGTGGGACAAacttcttaaaaaatatatgcaataaAAACGTTATCAATCATTTGGATGCCATAAATTTAATTGAAAATCTGAAACAGGTGACCGAGTGTAATGTCAGCGAAGACATCATTAGGAATTATTTACAGAGAGTAAAACTACTAAACGAAGAATGGAGCCTTAACAAAATAtacttcattttaaaaacgctCGTGAAGTACAACCTTCGCGATGTTGTTTTGATGAACCAGCTGGAGAAGACTGTTAACGGGTTAGTTCCACTGTGCCAAGGAAATAAGGCAGAAAAAGACCCCTTTGAAAATGTGTACATTGTGAGGATATCCTACATTCTGCATGCGTTCTGTCACTTTGGCTACGCAAATTGTGAAGTAGTAGAAACGTTAGTGAACATTTTAAGCACCAAGTTGGActacatcattttttacagcAACTATGTGGGTCCCCGGCTTAACGACCATGCCCTGTTCTGCGAGGAAAAAAGCCACTACATTGTGAGGGGGGACACCCTATCTGCCGCGTCGCCCACGCGTGGTGACAAAAATAGTGGCGACGCAAGGGGGGAGGTAAGCACAGTTGGCATATACGATACGCTCGACGTGGAGCGGCAAAGACACAGAGAAGTCTTCGTCAGGAACATTAACTTCAACGAAATCTACCTCATTGTGAACACCCTGAAGGGATCGAAGCACACAAGTAGGGTCTTCCTAAACAAGCTGAAATTTCTGTTTTACTTTAACTGCATAAAGTTAGACCGCGGAACTGATAGCGACTACAAATATGTTACCCTCctctttcatttcttttacgAACCGGATGACCTGCATCTGTCAAACATTATGAAATTCTTTTTAGCGAAACATGCAGATATGAACAATGTGCATGACCTGGTTTTAACCCTGGTGACGGTTTACTACGGGGGCTTGGAAAAGGGAGGGCACCTTAGCAGTATTAGTAGCGGGAGAAACGTCCCAGGGGAGGGGGCACTTCAAAACGATGTACATCTTAACAGTACCCATAGGAAGAACCTTAAATGGGGGCAAAGTGATGATATAATTAGCGTCATAGAAGGCATACATTTCATCCCTaatgggaagaagcaaaaattgAAGGCGATTCTTCAGCATGTGGATCAGCACAACAGTGTTAGAAGCGCCAACCTTGTCGATCTTATATACGAAAAAGTTTTACACCTGTTGAGCCGTAAatatgaggaggaagagttccagggggaagaagctagTAACCCTAAATTGTTGCAAACTGTGCAAGTCACGAtgaaagggaaagcaaatgAAGCTTCTCTACCCCGAAGTGATAAATCGAGTGAACTACAGAGCTTAACCGAGTTGGTGAAAATTCGCATCTACACCTTTGGAGAAGTagattctttattttatttgtacttGCAAAATAAAGTGCACCTGTTTAACATCGATGCGGTGCTGAACATAATGAACAGCTTCATCTTCGTTTACCAGATGCAGAATGAGATGAGCAAAAACTACCATGGGGTAGCTTTAAGTGATAGGTGTGCAAATGTGGCAAGAAACAATTTAGGCAGCCTAACCAGCCTGATCATTCAAATGGTCAGCTCCATGTCCCTGGACAGACTTTATGTCCTATGCAGTTTGAAGGACCTCAGCATGCTGCTTTATTTCTTCTACCAAATAGGCAACATTTTCGTGAACCCACTGTTCGAAGAATTGTACctaaaaaaggtacaaaGTTACGTAGACAGTATTGTAATTACCAAGTTGAAGGTTCTtctggggggaggaagccgGGATGGTCACTCCCCAACTGGTGTTAGCGCGTCGGGacggagggaaaaaacggaagaaTGCGATGTAGAGGGGAGACAGGATAGCACCCTACCTAGAATATACCCCAATGGAACCTATTCGAGTGAGAAAAGAGAGGCGGTGTCTAACCGTTTTAGTGGGAGTTACCAACTGGGCGGTCCCATGCAGAACCGCCTTAACATACCAAACAGTGGGGAGAACGAAAGGGAAGGCACTGATGGGGATTTCCCAAAGGTGCATTGCCCAAATAGAGAATGCGAGGAGCACGGCGAACCAATTGACGTCCACATTTTGCTGCTCAACATGTAcagcaaaagggggcaaaagaAGAACGTAATTCACATGTTGCTGGAGATATTGAATAGGCGCCACGTAGGAAGGAAAACCATGCCTTGCGCGATTTacgtaaatttattaaactCTTTTGCCAAACTGAGGTACCGAAATTTGGATCTCATCGGCACTTGCTTACACAAAATTAGTGAACACTCGGGcgaattgcattttttcgaGTACACCAATTTGCTCATCTCCCTATCGAAGCTTAACGTGTTTGCCGTTAATCTGGGTATGTACGATGGGGCGTTTTCCCCCCAAGATGGTCCTCCCTGCCGAGGCGCTTATCAGGGGGAGACAAACCGGATCTTCCTAAATGAGCACAACGGTGAGGGAACAGAACGACCGGGCGAGGCAAAAATTGTCCAgaatttaaacaaaattttggagCAAATAAACGAAAGTATCAGCAGCTTTGTCGCCGCCCcaaattacaaaatggccAATGTCATACCAAACATGCTAAGCAGTTACACAGTTCTGGGCTTTGACAAAattgattttaaaaatgtgaacaaaCTGTTGGAGTGTTTTCACGACTATGTGTTTGGTTActtcgggggggggcgcccAATCAGCGATAGAATCCCCCCAATGAGTGACCGAAGCCGCACCGTTGGCGACACCCACCCGAGTGAGGACGAACACTCATATTGGCACCAAGACATTCTCACCTGCATGGATAACCCACTCAGAAAAAACCACTACTGGTACTTCAGCGAAAAGAACAACATCCTTGTGACGAGAAGGGACACGGATGGAACACTGTACCTTCCAATACAGTGCTTGTACCaagtgtacatttttaatgtcTACTTCGGGGCGTACATGCAGCGCTTGTTTAGTTCCTACGCAGGTGGTAAAGTGGGTCAAGGGGAACTTCCAATTGGGGAGGAGGCGCTAATTGGCCACCCCAGTGGAGCAAACAGCCCAAGAAACCTTCCACACAGTacaaattcatttttaaaaaacaaccCAGGTGTTAAGAACCACGAAAGTTCCACCCTTTTAAGCGAACGCAGCAAGCACATCCTAAATAACGTCACTTTTTTTGTCAAGtatataaacaatttttataaaaagaagagaTACGAAAGGTACAATCTTTGCACGCAGTTTGTGCACAGGTGTGAGGATAAGGCAGCCTCAAATGAGCAGCTAATTGATTACGTAAAAAAGTGTCGCATGGAAATCAAGAGGGACCTCACCAGTGTGCATTCGTCCAGTTTTCACAGAGAGGTTCTGTCCACGCTGCTTTCCCTGGGCGAGAAGAATGTGCAGTGCGAG GTCCCATTCATGGACGGAATATACACCGTGGACATCGTCGTAAACAATTCg GTGTGCATAGAAATTAACGGGAGCAACCATTACTACTACGATAGTAACTTGAAAAGGTCGGGGGAAAAACTCGATGCCCTAAATTTGGTAAAGTATTACCTGCTGAGTAAGAAgtacaaattaattttggtCTCCTACCTGGACTGGAATAATCTGAAAAGTGCCGAGGAGAAGAGGGACTACTTGGCGAAACGGATCCACGTGTAG
- a CDS encoding glutamyl-tRNA, putative (encoded by transcript PVX_114540A; Apicoplast targeted protein. Curated by Stuart Ralph, Walter and Eliza Hall Institute of Medical Research, Australia.): MIARALFPCVLIFISTEVFTCYKLTRVTRPGDFLFRSKGETTRRREVKTRVSNNRASGSDAIANYADIERNVKCRIGVEVHVQLSTKCKAFCNCFNVASSHDDKTYERNYIDLCNFLKDNILKTKNEAADGNPLGEGTPPREALKGVISAETKRCISEDPKYTSNRPNKHICNRCVGEVGSLSLLNSTAVLFTYLISIILNCNINRVVSFDRKIYNYYDLPKGYQITQKETPIGYDGYISVEGKNFRVKSVHLEEDTSKCFFLPRNVNMPDGAEDAPRESSSDGKGTTFGGGSAFLNLNNGSGTGEKENGDTTGEWSTCEGDERVPHSCSEANQLNKKILLDYNRCGIPLAEVVVEDDYMNAEECINLLKEIKNKVCLLGVCVGNKENIRSDINISFEYDKVKYSRVEIKNVNSFRKIKSCIEQEKRNFINRIFTKGIEKSCHAKSSEMYTKSYLDSTHYIVRKKEIYNYVREGNIPQYRLSKHVIKLLKFYVNYKIKIYEDEVKYKWSKQYFYVFLNDPFLYNYFNECLKFEEEKYVSNFIVNILLDVIKKKNMLSKNVLIKPKNFCFLINYAVKNNLDNTSLKAFLFNYVDVGFENELLLETFKNVNVLEMEQDLKKLIDDNIQHLKIDGRKTVLNEQNFKNRIMGLLKGQLSQRGSQVHVNYKSVSAFIDDYVRRLA; the protein is encoded by the coding sequence ATGATCGCTCGTGCCCTTTTCCCCTGCGTTCTCATTTTCATTTCGACCGAGGTATTCACTTGCTACAAACTAACCCGCGTAACCCGCCCGGGGGACTTCCTCTTCCGCAGTAAGGGGGAAACAACAAGGCGCAGAGAAGTGAAAACCAGAGTTTCCAACAACCGAGCAAGCGGCAGCGACGCCATAGCCAATTACGCCGACATCGAGAGGAACGTAAAATGCAGAATTGGGGTGGAAGTCCACGTGCAGCTGAGCACAAAATGTAAGGCCTTCTGCAACTGCTTTAATGTGGCTTCTTCACATGACGATAAAACGTACGAGAGGAATTACATCGATTTGTGCAATTTCTTAAAGGacaacattttgaagacAAAAAATGAGGCGGCAGATGGGAATCCGCTAGGAGAGGGAACACCTCCGAGGGAGGCTCTAAAAGGGGTAATTTCCGCAGAGACAAAGCGGTGTATTAGCGAAGACCCGAAGTATACCTCTAATAGGCCAAACAAACACATATGCAACAGGTGTGTAGGCGAGGTGGGCTCCCTAAGCCTACTGAACAGCACGGCTGTCTTGTTCACATACCTAATTAGCATTATTCTTAATTGCAACATAAATAGGGTTGTCTCTTTTGACcgaaaaatttacaattattatGATTTGCCGAAAGGATATCAGATTACGCAAAAGGAAACGCCGATTGGCTACGATGGTTACATTTCTGTGGAGGGAAAGAACTTTCGCGTAAAGAGCGTCCACCTAGAGGAAGACACGAGCAAgtgtttcttccttccccgAAATGTGAATATGCCAGATGGGGCGGAGGATGCCCCCCGCGAAAGTAGCAGCGATGGGAAAGGAACTacatttggggggggcagTGCCTTTTTGAACCTTAACAATGGGAGTGGCAcaggggagaaggagaatGGGGACACAACTGGTGAATGGTCCACCTGTGAGGGTGACGAACGGGTCCCTCATAGTTGTAGCGAAGCAAACCAACTGAACAAGAAAATTCTGCTAGATTACAACCGCTGTGGAATCCCCCTAGCCGAAGTCGTGGTGGAGGATGACTACATGAACGCTGAAGAGTGCATTAACCTCCTGaaggagataaaaaataaagtgtgCCTCCTCGGGGTGTGCGTAGGGAACAAGGAAAATATCCGCTCAGACATTAACATATCTTTTGAATACGATAAGGTGAAGTACAGCCGagttgaaataaaaaatgtgaacagcTTCAGAAAAATTAAGAGTTGCATAGAGCAGGAGAAAcgaaattttataaatcGAATTTTCACAAAGGGGATAGAAAAAAGCTGCCACGCCAAGTCGAGCGAAATGTACACGAAAAGCTACCTAGACAGTACGCACTACATTgtgaggaaaaaggaaatatacaATTATGTGCGCGAAGGGAATATCCCCCAATATAGGCTTAGCAAACATGTTATAAAGCtgctaaaattttatgttaattataaaataaaaatatacgaaGATGAAGTGAAGTACAAGTGGTCCAAGCAATATTTCTATGTCTTCCTGAATGACCCCTTTTTGTATAACTATTTTAATGAATGCCTAAAatttgaggaagaaaaatatgtgtcCAATTTTATAGTTAATATACTCCTGGatgtgataaaaaagaaaaatatgcttTCCAAAAATGTCTTAATAAAGCCGAAAAACTTTTGCTTCCTCATTAACTATGCTGTTAAGAACAACTTAGATAACACCTCTTTGAAGGCGTTCCTCTTCAACTACGTAGATGTGGGATTCGAAAATGAGCTCCTCCTCGAAACATTTAAAAACGTGAACGTTTTGGAAATGGAACAGGATTTGAAAAAACTCATTGACGATAATATACAGCACTTGAAAATCGACGGGCGAAAAACTGTCCTCAACGAGCAAAACTTCAAGAACAGAATTATGGGCCTTTTGAAGGGCCAACTGAGTCAACGTGGTTCGCAGGTGCACGTCAACTACAAGTCGGTGAGCGCGTTCATTGACGACTACGTGAGGAGGTTGGCCTAG
- a CDS encoding hypothetical protein, conserved (encoded by transcript PVX_114535A) codes for MPSVLCQFNVDAEKRIFFHTLFNFSLVDVLTIFKLLLQLRKITLYKHNGNILFTVRETKKGDDSYKSAIRTYLLFLKKYLSRNEHAEDALLQLFRGLQFEKQTERQIDATTIYDGRGSEDIPTDGYARKGANKKKLTVRYILKKIIRKLNVDIRQKGYINNVRDKSFLFKFLVNKKKFRILSFYKKIKGVYYLCRNVMYVQVNSHLQKDIAVMSLVSTNKSFFKIEKSRIAVDPFYVKYYYKYHLNKLLSLSERLFLSGGNLIHLSQIKTCIGKSEERGQGEISSQENTPIWSTRTIPNEAENKNSIKTNPVITRLKKEGINIKVINVHLNGKFSVAMPLVLTYNINKDIFYLNDLFYVDGSKYDVGSIITRREIYFNNLSFFQGKNFSYLNNENIILNSDHLHFDLNYVLLFYHLYFNEGENLYIRRYINPTFCFYPPVGSKEGVNSRRVERVVYRADKNVLNFVL; via the coding sequence ATGCCAAGTGTATTATGCCAGTTTAACGTAGACGCAGAGAagagaatattttttcacaccTTATTTAACTTCAGTTTGGTAGACGTGTTAACCATTTTTAAGCTGCTACTACAGCTGAGGAAAATAACTTTATACAAACATAATGGCAACATATTATTTACGGTaagggaaacgaaaaagggggacgaCTCTTATAAAAGCGCAATTCGCACTTATctgctatttttaaaaaaatatttatcgaGAAATGAGCATGCAGAAGACGCCCTTTTACAGCTGTTTAGGGGTCTCCAATTTGAGAAGCAAACGGAAAGGCAAATCGACGCTACGACAATTTATGATGGAAGGGGAAGTGAAGACATTCCTACCGATGGTTATGCTCGAAAGGGGgctaacaaaaaaaaattgaccgttaggtacattttaaaaaaaattattcgcaAGCTTAATGTTGACATAAGGCAGAAAGGTTACATAAACAATGTGCGTGATAAatcgttcctttttaaatttctcgtaaacaaaaaaaaattccgcattttatcattttataagaaaataaaaggggtGTACTACTTGTGCCGAAATGTTATGTACGTGCAGGTAAACAGCCACCTGCAGAAAGACATAGCAGTGATGAGCCTTGTATCGACGAACAAGTCATTCTTCAAAATTGAGAAGAGCAGAATAGCAGTTGATCCtttttacgtaaaatattattataaatatcatCTGAATAAGTTGCTCAGCCTATCTGAACGGTTGTTTCTCTCGGGGGGGAACCTAATACACCTTTCGCAAATCAAAACGTGTATTGGCAAAAGTGAGGAACGGGGTCAAGGTGAGATTTCTTCCCAGGAGAACACCCCCATTTGGAGCACTCGCACTATCCCAAACGaagcagaaaataaaaatagcataaAAACGAACCCAGTAATAACACgtttgaaaaaggaaggcatAAACATTAAGGTGATCAACGTGCACCTGAATGGGAAATTCTCCGTCGCAATGCCACTCGTCTTAACGTACAACATaaataaagatattttttacttaaacgATTTGTTCTACGTCGATGGAAGCAAGTATGATGTGGGGAGCATTATCACCCGaagagaaatttattttaataacttATCCTTTTTTCAGGGGAAAAATTTTAGCTACCTGAacaatgaaaatattatccTAAATAGTGACCACCTTCATTTCGACTTAAATTACGTTCTTCTCTTTTACCACTTGTATTTcaatgagggggaaaatttATACATCCGTCGGTATATAAATCCGaccttttgtttttacccCCCCGTAGGTAGTAAGGAAGGGGTGAATTCGAGAAGGGTGGAAAGGGTTGTATACCGCGCTGATAAGAACGTccttaattttgttctttga
- a CDS encoding hypothetical protein, conserved (encoded by transcript PVX_114530A) translates to MSQIYDMLGINIDKIKNKKKQKEKKSKQELNFLKENDNLFSLPTSSKTINFSNKNVSIWRLVSFRNKCRKDDLILKKWKKIGYKNDKNDKGDRGDKGDRANRADRNAFDEDKVEDDYSFERFNKKINIIKYTDEFYEKEIKNMNPKWTKEETDYLFKLCEKYECHFVIVHDVYDEKYKRSIEEIKDRFYSVSKKVIEDLYDQKIKLEEAKKVKNSSDILKLKEAKAKHPLVKFTYNIEADIERKNLIHKTYTVSKKDVMLEEMTMENIKKFENKIKQELKKASDMKKLKKKFELTTEEIIPINKLPEDDKEEKNIYSARYFFQKLKIDISYFDKVDTYLKDNEIDKPTIYTENICFLYGILRTDVAILLNLRKKIEKLKQEREFWKSQLMSLEEEQLKKKNKA, encoded by the exons ATGAGTCAAATATATGACATGCTCGGTATCAACAtcgataaaataaagaacaagaagaagcagaaggagaagaagagcaaACAGGAGTTGAACTTCCTCAAAGAAAACGACAACCTGTTTTCGCTCCCCACCTCGTCAAAAACGATAAAC ttcagtaacaaaaatgtgagcatCTGGAGACTAGTGAGCTTCAGGAACAAATGCAGAAAGGACGATTTGATCctgaaaaagtggaaaaaaattgggtacaaaaatgataaaaatgacaAAGGTGATAGGGGCGATAAGGGCGATAGAGCCAATCGCGCAGATAGAAACGCCTTTGATGAAGACAAAGTGGAGGACGACTACTCCTTCGAAcgatttaacaaaaaaataaacatcaTCAAGTACACAGACGAATTCtacgaaaaagaaataaaaaatatgaatccAAAATGGACCAAGGAAGAAACGGACTACTTATTCAAACTGTGTGAAAAATACGAATGCCACTTTGTCATTGTGCACGACGTATATGATGAAAAGTACAAAAGGAGCATCGAAGAGATAAAGGACCGGTTTTATAGCGTGTCTAAGAAAGTTATTGAAGATCTGTATgatcaaaaaattaaattagaagaagcgaaaaaagtgaaaaacagTAGTGACATCCTTAAGttgaaagaagcaaaagcgaaGCACCCACTTGTGAAATTCACCTACAATATTGAGGCGGACATCGAGAGGAAAAATCTCATTCACAAAACTTATACAGTATCGAAAAAGGACGTCATGCTGGAAGAGATGACCatggaaaatattaaaaaatttgaaaacaaaattaagcaGGAGTTGAAGAAGGCTTCggatatgaaaaaattgaagaagaagttTGAGCTAACCACGGAGGAGATAATACCG ATAAACAAATTGCCCGAGGACGacaaggaagaaaaaaatatatacagcGCTAGATACTTCTTTCAAAAGCTTAAAATAGATATCTCCTACTTTGACAAAGTAGACACCTATTTAAAGGATAACGAAATCGACAAGCCGACCATTTACACGGAAAATATATGCTTCCTATATGG CATTTTACGAACCGACGTGGCGATACTGCTAAatttgaggaagaaaattgaaaagctAAAACAG GAACGCGAATTCTGGAAGAGCCAGCTAATGAGCTTGGAAGAggaacaattaaaaaaaaagaacaaagcgTGA
- a CDS encoding hypothetical protein, conserved (encoded by transcript PVX_114525A): MKLHAEFKPDGIDDFSHILKGLKEFSSFAVENSFLCFKFSEKYLFIFGNEKKHVEIFIKIRMDDLFYENFILKSATDNEIIILVYIFQIYDIFKNVSKSTKITIDLFDKNGICILLFKHQCSVTDALKKFECGIELINPSLTSFPNMKVKKDSFSINCKLKKCCKILNTYSKFHSDKVELNFIIANRHCDVVFLLDALTTKNVTTLKNNYVLKDSMEKQAKQEKDQHCAKFNLKKVIYIKTLTKALNILNECRNNKDDVGIFKIVVPYNKCWFALKLGQFEFSGNWKVLIVITDMSLDM; encoded by the coding sequence ATGAAACTGCATGCGGAGTTCAAACCAGATGGTATTGACGACTTTTCGCACATTCTGAAGGGGCTGAAGGAGTTCTCGTCCTTCGCCGTGGAAAACTCCTTCCTGTGCTTCAAATTCTCGGAGAAATATCTGTTCATATTTGGAAACGAAAAGAAGCACGTGgagatatttataaaaatcagAATGGATGAtttattttacgaaaattttattttaaaaagtgctACAGACAACGAAATCATCATCCTCGTTTATATCTTCCAAATATATGACATCTTTAAGAACGTTTCAAAGagtacaaaaataacaattgatttatttgataaaaatggcatatgCATTTTGCTGTTTAAGCATCAATGCAGCGTGACGGATGCCTTAAAGAAGTTTGAGTGTGGGATAGAACTTATTAACCCGTCGTTAACTTCCTTTCCAAATAtgaaggtgaaaaaagaTTCATTCTCCATAAATTgcaagttaaaaaaatgctgcaaaattttaaatacctATTCGAAATTTCACTCAGATAAAGTAGAACTAAACTTCATTATTGCCAACAGACACTGTGATGTTGTTTTCCTGCTGGATGCACTAACCACGAAGAATGTGACCACgctgaaaaataattacgtATTAAAGGACTCGATGGAGAAGCAAGCCAAACAGGAAAAGGACCAACATTGTGCGAAATTTAATTTGAAgaaagttatatatattaaaacttTGACGAAAGCTTTGAACATCCTCAACGAATGCAGAAATAACAAAGACGATGTTggcatatttaaaattgtcGTGCCGTACAATAAATGTTGGTTTGCTTTAAAACTGGGGCAGTTTGAATTTTCTGGCAACTGGAAGGTGCTCATCGTGATTACTGATATGAGTCTAGATATGTGA
- a CDS encoding hypothetical protein, conserved (encoded by transcript PVX_114520A) has translation MKNFFLVVAYVEEVSKILPMIFVQMNEKKNKNEYVELPLVDSTGFLNEGAHEADQDEKKDTGVDKFRYIYANDTLEYIFFSLCSSAGFSSTENLLYAAQATRQNFLSIIVLRNLICVLFHMSCSGVASYNIATRVKQKSCAANLLGVLGCLFTSSLFHALYDYSIFFSSFSIPAYQASFLTLLFVYCFFCMLLIFSVLVRRSAKGRGGGHSCG, from the exons atgaaaa ACTTCTTCCTGGTAGTGGCGTACGTGGAGGAAGTGTCTAAAATACTTCCAATGATTTTCGTCCAAatgaatgagaaaaaaaacaaaaatgagtaTGTAGAATTACCCCTCGTTGACAGCACGGGCTTCTTAAATGAAGGGGCACATGAAGCAGACCAGGATGAGAAGAAAGACACAGGGGTGGATAAATTTAGATACATTTACGCAAATGATACActggaatatatttttttctccttgtgCTCATCCGCCGG ATTTTCGAGCACCGAAAATTTACTTTACGCTGCCCAGGCGACAAGGCAGAACTTTTTATCCATAATTGTGTTAAG AAATTTGATCTGCGTGCTGTTCCACATGAGCTGTTCCGGAGTAGCGTCTTACAATATTGCCACGCGAGTGAAACAGAAAA GTTGTGCTGCCAATTTGCTGGGCGTCCTGGGCTGCCTCTTCACTTCTTCCCTCTTCCACGCATTGTATGACtactctatttttttcagttcgTTTAGTATCCCCGCGTATCAAGCTTCCTTTTTGACCCTGTTGTTTGTGTATTGCTTCTTCTGCATGCTGCTCATCTTTTCCGTTCTTGTGAGGCGCTCCGCGAAGGGGAGAGGGGGGGGTCACTCGTGCGGATGA